DNA from Stenotrophomonas bentonitica:
ACATCACCGTGTTCAGGCGATGGCGATTTTCCAGCATGTCCTCGGGACTGCCAAACAGCGTGGGGTTCAAAAGCTGCGCCAGCATCCAGAACTGGAAGTGATTGCCTTGGTGCGGCGTAGCAGACAGAAGCAAGAGATCCCGCGCGTGATCCTTCAGCGCTTCGGCCAGCTTGTAGTTTTCCGTCTTGCGCACCTTGCCGCCCGTGCGGTGGGCAGTCAGGTGATGCGCTTCGTCAAACACCACCAGATCCCAGCGTGGCGCATCCAGCAGGCGCTTGATACGGGCAGGGCGCTTCAAGGTGTCGATGCTGGCAATCAGCCGGTCGTGTTTGGCGAAGGCATTGGTCTTGCGGTCGGTGACATCGCCTTCGGAGCCAAACACCTCGAAATCGAGGTTGAACACCTCGTTCAATTCGCGGTGCCAGTTGTTCACCAAGCCTGCGGGCACCACCATCAGCGCCCGGGTCAACTCGCCCCGGCTGGCCAGTTCACGCAGAATCAGCGCGGCCTCGATGGTTTTGCCCAAGCCCACCTCGTCGGCGATCAGGTAACGCCGTGGTGATGCAGTCGCAATGCGGTGCGTCAGCACCACCTGGTGCGGCAGCAGGTCAATGCGCGCCGAGGTGAGTGCCGAGGCGCTTTCCATCACCGGCAGTGCGTGCGCCTCGAAAGACAGCCAGGCCTTGCGTGCCCGGTCTGAGCCGCCTGCTACCGATTGCAGAATGCGCTCGGTGCGGGTGCGCTCACGGCGTACCGAACTGGCCGGCACGCGGCGCTCGCCCACCACCCCGAAGAACGCGCGCAGATAACCATCGTGCGCGGGTTCGAGCACCACGCCTGGACCGAATTCAGTGTGGGTGATGCGCTCGCCGGGCTGAAACGAATCCTGAAAATCGTCTGCTTGCACGCGCTGGCCTCAAGTAATCCGCAGGTGAAACAGGCCGGCCGCTTTCGCGCCCTCGCGCAGCAAAATTTCCTGCGGGTACTCGTTGGCCTCACCCCACAGAAGGCGCCCAAAGTCGAGTAGTTGCCCCCGATGCGGCGCTTCGCACAGCCAGGTCACTGCGTCGGTGGAAGCCTGCACGCGCAAACGGCCTTGGCCCTGCGGCAGCCAGAAAATCAAGGCGGCTTCGCCTGCGTATTCATCCTGAAATGACAGGATGGCGCGTTTGATCGTGTCGCCCAGCCAGATTTCGCCTTGATCGGGTGCCAGCAGGTCCAGGCTGCCTTCCAGCCCGGCCACCACCAACGTCTGCCCGCCGTTGCTGGGCAGATCATCCGGCCAGCCCTGCGCACCGGGGGCGGCGGCCTGCAAAAACTGCCGCAGGCTCCAAACCTCGCCCGCCGCGCACACCGTGTTGCGTGCCTCCTCATCCCACAGCCAGCTGGTGCCGCGCCGTTGCCATACCGTATCGAGCACCTGCCTCATTGCGTGTACTCCTCATCGTCATCGAACAGCGAAACCTGCTGCGGCTTGGGCGCCTGGCTGGCTTGCCAGGTGGAGAAGATCGCCACCGCGCGCGACGCCGCGTTGCGGGTGGTCTGATCCGAGCCGTTCTTTTGCAGCCATTCCAGCAGCGGCTTGAGCGCTATGTGCGGCTTGAAGTTGTCGTTCGTTAACGTGTCCGAGGCATTGATGCCGCTGCCATCGACACAGGCACCGATCAGCACCATCGCCTGATCGAGATCAGAGGTGAGCTTGCGCCTGTGCTTACCCGACCAATCGCGGGCGAAATCGAGCGGATTGGTGCGCGTAAACACCTTCTTCTCTTCGATGCACCAGCCACGCTGTACAAATTCATCCGGCGTGGTGATGGTGCCGCGCAGAAACTTCTGCAACTGGTCGCGCTTCATTTCAGTCGCAGCCCCGAAGGTGCGCAGGAACTGTCGTGACATCGGTTCGGCATTGACCGGCGGCGGTTCCTTGCCCTTGTCGGCGTCTTCGTCGATGAGTTGGTTGATACCGACCAGCGCGTCGCGGACGGAGATGGTGCGGCCTTCATCCACATAGACCTTGCCGTAGTGGCGAGAGAAGTATTCCAGAGCCTTGCCGCGCCGGATGACCTGAATGTCGGCGGCGGGCAGACCTTCCTTGGCGTGATTCTCCAGCATGGCTTGCAACTGGCGCACATCGGCCATCACCTCGCGGCGCATGCGACCCCAGCTCACCGGCTTGGGCTCCTCGGTGCGCTTGCGGCAGACGTGGATGATGTCGAATTCAATTGTTCTGGAACCGAACTCACCATCGCCCTTTGTTTCGTCGGAGCGGATGGGATAGGTTGCTTCGAGGTAGTACCCTGCGTCGAACAGCGACTCCAACACCGCCACCCAGGGCTCATCCTCGCTGTGGTGGAAGGTGAAAGCTAATATGCCACCGGGTTTAAGCGCGCGATGTGCCTCACGCCAGCACTGAGTCAACAACCGCTGATAAAAGCCATCCGGATCTTCGGGCTCGCGGGCGCGATTGGCGACGGCCTCCAGCGATTTTGGCGTGTATTCGGCGCTGAAATATTCCGGGTATTTACTCTTCAGCACCAAACGAAGCCAGACGTAGAAAAAATCAGACAGCTCCGAGTAATGGAGCAGTCCTCCGAAAGGAGGGTCAGTAATGACTAAATCAAGGCTGGATTCGGCGTACTGCTGGAGATCTGTTGAGGATCTGCACAATACATCTGCACCTGTAAGTACATCGCCAAGAGCCAGTTTTGTCGATTTCCCTGATGTTTGCGAACCAATGCTGGGAAAATTGATGTTAAGTCTCTCGTTGCTCACCAGTTCAGTCGGTGAGGCCAGCCAATTTAGTGCGTCCAGCAATGAATCGAGTGACGAATTCCAGTTACCTCGCCCGAGATGGGCGAAAACGCTGTTCTCTACAACCGTAGACTTTGGGTGGAAATTTTGATTGCTCAGGCTTGGGGCAACACAGTCTTGCTGAATGTCCCAAAAACACATCATATTCTGATGCTGGAGGTATCTGTGAAACGCACCGAGGACGAACTCCCGCACACCCCATTCGTGGTCTCCTGCTGTTGCGATAGCCTTTAACAGTAAGGCATGAACCAAACGCTGCCGTGGGCTGAACATCGTCCACCAGTGGGTGAAACCGTGGTTCGGCACACCTCCTTGCAGGTGATGGGTCATAAAACCGTAAGGAAGCTCGGATCGCGGCCAATAGTCCTTCAAATCAGCGTCCTTGCGCTCCTCCCATTCCGCTAAAACTGCGTCGTACTGTCGAGCATGTGTTCTATCGTAGGCTGCGAAAAAGCGACCACTGTAGGGCTTTCCTGCCGCATCGCGCTTCGGTGCGTAACCCTGTACTGCATAGGCCGCCATCGGCCCCGTCTTGCCAGTGGCCTTGATGGTGGTCAATACGTCCTGCACCGTGCCGCAAGCCGCGCAGGCGTAGTGCGATTTCTTAGGCACCGTGCCCCTCGACGGCGCGAAGGTGGCGCCCGTTTCCGGGTCGGTCACTTCATTAGGCAACGCGCCGCGCACTTCCAGTAGGCGAATATTCGCAGCGCGTGCCGCATCCCACCGTGTGGTCGCCGCCACGTCGTCCTGCGCCGAACCGCCGTAGGGCTGGCTATTCGCATCCTGCTTGGCTTCGCCCGCCAGCCATTGCGGATGCACCAGCAAGCTCAGTTCCACCTTCTTGTTCTTCCCCTTGCCCAGATTCGCAAGCTCAGCGTGCCCACAGTGCGGGCAGATCACACCGCGCCTTTTGTCGAGCACGGAGAAAGGGTATTCACTTGGAGCGACAACCAGCGGCGCATCCGGCGCCATCCGTGCGGCTTCCTCCTCAACGTGGAATTCACCGCCGCATTGGCCGCAGGTGTGTTCCCAGTGCTTCACACTGATGGTCTTCACCGCCATCACCGGACTGGTCATGATCGGCGTGCGGTGGCCACAACCGGTGACCTGGCAAGGGCCATGTTTGGCCCAAAAGGAGTAGATGACCTCCGGGCCTTCGTAGCGGTAGTCCTTGCGCTCGCCCTGCGGAATGGTCAGCGGGTCGAAATCGGCAGGCATTGCCTTGTTCGACGGCAGGTGCGTCCATGTGCCTTTCTCGCCTTCCGGGCCGTCGCAGTAGTAGTACGGCATGATCTGTGGCTTGACCTCAGCCTCGATGTCGGCGAGCAGCTTCTTGACTTGCTCAAGATCGACGTTGGCCAGCTCTTGCTTGACCACGAACCACGCGACCGGGTTGAGGTCGTTGCCGAACATCTGCATGCCCAGGCGCGATCCCTCCACCAAAGTGGTGCCGCCACTTTGAACCGCCCCGGGATTCCTGGAGGCTCCAACTCTTGAGAGGATGGAGTCATGAACAAGCCAGTGAAATATTCCCCGGAAGTTCGGGATCGGGCGGTGCGGATGGTGCTGGAGCACCAGGACGGTCACGGTTCGCAGTGGGCTGCGATCGAGTCGATTGCCGGGAAGATCGGGTGCACAGCCGAGACGCTGCGGTTGTGGGTGCGGCGTGCCGAGCGTGATCAGGGGAAGCTGCCGGGCCTGACGACCGATGAGCGGGCGCGGATGAAGGCGCTGGAGCGGGAGAACCGCGAGCTGCGGCAGGCCAACGAGATCCTGCGCAAGGCGTCAGCATATTTTGCCCAGGCGGAGCTCGACCGCCACTTCAAGCCATGACGAGGTTCGTGACCGAACACCGTCACGCCTACGGAGTCGAGCCGATCTGCCGTGTACTTCAGATCGCTCCGTCGACGTACTACAACCATGCGGTCCGTGAGGCCGATCCGGAGCGCAATCCGAACCGCTGGTGGCGGGACCAGGGACTGGAGGTGGCGGTCCGCCGGGTCTGGGACGAGAACCGTCAGGTCTACGGGGTGCGCAAGGTGTGGCGGCAGTTGCTGCGGGAAGGCTGGCAGGTGGCCCGGTGCACGGTGGAACGGCTGATGCGTCGGCTGGGCCTGCGTGGCGTGATCCGCGGCAAGGTGGTGAAGACCACGGTCAGCGACAAGGCGCAACCGTGCCCGCTGGACCGGGTGAACCGGCAGTTCCATGCCGATCGACCCAACGCGCTATGGGTGAGCGACTTCACCTATGTCTCGACCTGGCAGGGCATGGTGTACGTGGCGTTCGTGATCGACGCGTACGCACGTCGGATCGTGGGCTGGAAGGTGTCCAGTTCGATGACGACCGACTTCGTTCTGGACGCACTGGAGCAAGCCCTGCACGCCCGGCAACGGGAGGGCGAGTTGATCCATCACTCCGACCGCGGGTCGCAATACATGTCGATCCGCTACAGCGAGCGACTGGCCGAAGCCGGGGTCGAACCGTCGGTGGGCAGCGTGGGCGACAGCTATGACAACGCGCTGGCCGAGACGATCAACGGGCTGTACAAGGCCGAGGTGATCCATCGGCGGTCGTGGCGCAACCGCCAGCAGGTGGAACTGGCCACGCTGGACTGGGTGCACTGGTACAACCATCAACGACTGCTGGGGCCGATCGGATACATCCCGCCAGCAGAAGCCGAAGCAGCTTACTATCGGCAACAAGCCGGTCAGGCCAAAGCGGCCTGACTCAAACCAAATGGCCTCCAAGAAAGTCGGGGCGGTTCACCCATAAAAATGTCGGCCACCTTTAGGTGCTTGAATGCGCCTTTCTTCTGGTGGTTGGCGTAGTAGTTGTCCCAGACTAATTTTGCCGATTCCGATGGATCGTCCGGGGCTTTCGTCGCTGCTGCGATCAGCAAGCTCCGAAACACGCTTGATGGACGTCGCGCCCACCACTTCGTCATCGTGTATATCGGTTTTCTGCCTGCTCCTGATGCAGTCTCGACCTTCGCAATCTCATTGATTGGGAGGACAGGGAAATCCACCTCAAGGCAGGTCTTGGGGCGGTTGGGGTCGTTGAAATCGACGGTTTCCAGCGCGACTGCCTTTCCTGCACCGACGGCTTTGGCGACTTGCTGTGCAAGTAGTTCTTTTTTGGTGGCCATTCAAGCGTCCTTAATCTTCTTGTGCGCGCGACTGCCTGCGCATGTTTTCTACCGCAGCAACCAAATCAACTTCTGCTTTGGGCGTGGCCCAGCGCGACCAAAAGGGAATCGTTGCACTGCGTGGTTCGTGTTTGGGCTTGGACATCTTGATGCGGGTCGGAAGCAAGGTGGCGTCGCCCACCACTACAGCCTCGCCCACGTCCAGCGTCGGCAGCACCTCCATCAGCCCCTCCAGACTTTCAGGCAGGAGCTGCCTGACCACTGCCTGATCGGTTTTGTTGGCCAGGCGCAAGCTGATGATGTTGCTGCACTGGCTGAGGATAGTTGTACTGACGTCCGAGGGGCGTTGGCTGACTACCATCAACCCAACACCGTACTTGCGTCCCTCTTTGGCGATGCGCTCGAAGTTTTCCAGGGCGCGCTTTTCCATTGGGCCAATGGAGGCAGCACCGCTTGGCAAGTAGAGATGTGCCTCATCACAGACGAGCACGATAGGATGGCGGGCATCACCATCCGTCCCTGGTGAGCTCCAGAACTGGATTTGGTAGACGATTCGCGCAACCAGACCAACGACGACCGGTAGGATGTCCGAGGGCACCTCCGAAAAATCGACAATCTTGATGCCGGGGTTGATGCCATCTTGCTGGATGCCGGTGCCGAGCAGCTTTTCGGCTAGCTGGTGCAGCGCCTCGTAAGTCTCGTATTCTGCTGGAGCTTGATACATGAAGGCATAGCGACGGTCTTTCGTTTTGACACTGATCCTGTTCAGAAATCGCGTCAGTTTTCCGAAAAGCGGCCCCTGCTTTTCTCCCTTGCTTCCTTGCACCATCTCCTTGTCTTTTTCTGCGATAGCCTCAATAAGATCGGCCAACCGATAGGGCACCGGAGTATCCACTGTGAATCCATCGAGCAGATCATGCTTCCCCAGCCCTTCGATGGATTTCTTCTTCAGCTCCACGACCTGCTTCATCAGTTCACTGGCCTGATTGGGGGCGCTCTCTTCAGACCGATCCACGAACAGTGATTGCATTTCGTCGTAATTCAGCAGCCAGAAGGGCAGGAAGATGGCGCCGTCCTTCTTCGCTTTCAGATCGCCGATGCCTGCGATGCGGTAGTGGCTGGCGAATTTCATGCTCGAATATTCGCCGTGAAGATCGAACACGACGATATTCGCGTGCGGCAGTTGTGCAGACTGCTCAAGAATGGAGGCGACGGTGAAGGATTTGCCCGAGCCCGTACTGCCCAGCAACGCGGCATGGCGCTGGAAAAGCTTGTCGCCATCAATGTAGGCGCTGGCCTTGCCATCCAGGGTATAGGTGCCGACCTTGAGCGGTGCAGCCGCGTCCGCCTTGGATGACGCGCTCAAGATGCCCATGAAGTCTTCGAGAGATTTCTCCTCGATAGGGAACACAGGCCGGTTGATTTCCGGCAGGATGAAAACGGCGCGCGTGAAAGTGTCCTTGCGCTGCCCATCCCGGGCGCGATAGGTGCCGACCAGGCTGATCGACACGCCGTTTTCCTCTTGAGGCACGGCAGCCAGATCCGCTGACGGGTCAGCTTCGGGCAGCGTCGGCAGCTCCACTGGATGCCGCCACACCCGCTCGATGATGCCGATCAGCCATTCATCGCCCATCAACTGGATGGCGACCAATCGACCGACGCGCGCCTTTTGCAGGCGTTGACCGTCCGTCACCCGCACGGTGATCCGTGAGGTTTCAACACTGCGGACTTCGCCCAATGACTGCTCGTCGGTGAAATTGAAAATGCTCATCCTCGCCTCACTCCACAAATTTTTTCAGAAAGTCATCCAACTGCCAGAGCGGCTCTGGTGACCGCAGTGCATTCCCGTTCCAGCGACAGACTGCCCCATCCCCATCTTTGAACACGGCAATCACATGGGGGTGTTCGCCGAGGAGTTTTTCAATGTTCGGGGTCGGATCGCGCGTGACAATGATGGCCGGCATGCCTGCGGCCAGACGATGCTTGATGACGCCTTGCAAATGGTCGTCGTTGAAGCCAAATCCGATACACAACAGTGCCTGGGCATCGGTGAGTACCGCATTCATCGCGGTACGCATTTCGTCGAACAACCTATTGACCAGTGCGTCTTGGTACTTTGACGGGCCGGGGACGACAATGGCTCGTTCCGCGATGGAAACATCGTTGAGGGCTTCCACTGGCCCATCGTCCGTTGTCAACCAACTGATTGAGCCATGAGGCTTATATAGACGAACTGTTTTGCAGATGCGGTGATCGACCTGCTGCTGGCGCTTTTCGGCCACCAGAACACGGCTGTACTGCGTTTGGAAGAGCGGCCTGGCACGCGGCTTACGCCGACGGAACCCCGTAAATCCTGTGTCTAGGGGAATTTCTGCCAGATCACAAAACAACTCCAACAACGTGTCGTAGTTGGTTGTAATGACATGGATGCTGTCCGTGTTCTGCGGAGAGCCACTAAACAAGCGGTTCAAGAGGCGTGACGGCGCATGGCCACCGGCGACCTTTTCGCCAAGAATTTCCGTCTCTGCGGCGATGGCTCTATCAAGAATCAGCTTCGCGGTTTCTCCGCGTATGGCTGATACGATCTCTGTCCACTCCGCCATGCCAAGCGGAATGCCGTTCAGGCCAGCTTCCAGATTTGTCTTGATTGCTTCGACTGATTGCGCCCAGGCGTTCCTTGCCCCATCGGTGGACAGGGCATCGTGCACAGCGGTTGCCAAGTGCTCCGCCAAAGCGCCCATACCGGGCAGGCCATAGCCACAGGAGAAGCCAGAGCCGACGAGCAGCACCGGGGTTTTGCGAAAAATCCCTTGGATGTCTGCGAAGAAATCTTCTGGCAATTCGGCCGCTGTCATATCGGCCTACTTCGATAGTTCAACGAAGGGCGACAGCACTTCCAGCAGCGAGAGACCGCCATGCGTCAAGGTTGGGTAGCCGCCTTGGCTGCGCCACTTTCTGCGCCCCAGCGCCAGCAGGTGTGCGCCATGCGGGCTGTCGATTTGCAAGGCGACGGGAGGAACGAAGGGGCCTGCGTCGCCATTGCCTGCCTTGCTGCGACCGCTTGAAAAAGTCTGCTTGAGGTGCGAGGCAACCTCACCATCGGCATCGGGGAAGTAGCCCGTGGCGGCGTAGCCGTGATCGGATGTGATGACCAAGCGCCGCCCAGTGGCGAGGCGCTCAATAAAGCTCCAAAAGTCGTCACTGGAAAGTTGCTGCGCGGCATCTCTGGTCAGCAGTTCCAGACCTTGGCCCGCGCCGTAGTCGTGCAGCTTGGCGTCTGGCCAGTGGTGCCAGAACACCCAATTCTTCGCACCCGAGGCGTTGTCCACCAAGCCCTCGCAGTCCTTCCACGGCAGGTCGATGGTTTCGGTCTGCGCCGGTTGCAGCTTGTGGGCAAAACCGCCGCCATTGGCTTGTAGCTGGCTGCGGCTGGTCAGCCCCAATGCGCGGGCGAACGGGTTGGTTTCACTGGGCAGTTCGGATGCTGTGGCGCCTACTGTGTGCAGGGTGAATCCACGCTCTTTGGCCCCTTGCAGCAGCCAGGGCAGTTCGCGCAGCGAGAGGGCATCCAGAATCAGCACGGCGCGCGCGACGCTGTGGCCATAGCCGGGTTCGCTCCACCAACGCGCAAGCCGGTCTGAGGTACGTTCCACACCACAGATTTCGGGTTGGCCAAAGACCCGCCACAGATCCCAGCCGCTGGAGGCCAGGAACAAATCGAGCTCGGCAATTTCGCGGTCTCGCTTGACCACCTCGCTGGGGGCATTGCTTTCGGCCAGCGGTTTCGAGGCAATCTCCAACACCCGATCGGTAATGATGCGCCACGCTTCTTTGGGACTGTCCTGGGTCAGGCGCTGCAAGATTTGAGCATCCAACGCCATCAGTTGTCCTCCTTCTCAAGACTCAGCTCAAAAGTCATGCCATCAGGCAGCTTCTTGAGCAGTTCCTTGAGTTGCGCGCCCGTAATCTGCGTGTTTTGGCCAGCAGACACCTTGATCGAGACTTCTGCCACAGGCGTGGCCGGGCCAATGCCCCAGCCTTCGAGCTTGCCGATTAGGTTGAGCGGTGAGGTTGGCGGGTTAGAGAGCGGGGTGCGTGATTTGGCGGTGGTACTTGTGCCACCACCAAAGATGTCGCCGCCATTCGGCGATGTGCCACCGCCGGGAGTGTTGTCGCCACCGGAAGGGGTGACGGGCGGAGTGGTAGTGCCGCCACCAAAAGTATCGCCGCCCGATCCACCGTTGCCGCCTGCAGGCGGCTGCGGCGCGGGTGGCGGGGTGCCTCCGGTCGCGAGCACCGCCGAGGGTTCCATCAGGAACACTTCATCAAGCTGACGCCCCGTGTAGGAGAGTTTGGGGCGCAAGCGCCGCCATGCAGTTTCCTCGTCCTCGCCCGCGTGGGTTTGAAGGTGCTCCAGATTGCGCAGGTTGATGGCGATCTTGCCGCGCGCGCACAAGCGCAGGATGCGTTCCTTCATCGCGGTTTCCCCCAGCCAGGGGATGCAATCCTGACCCGCAGGGCGAGGCTCTTGCAGTTCACGCAGCAGCTTGCCGAGGGGGGCGTTCTCCGAGGCGGCTTCTAGAACAAGGTCTTCGAAATCCTCGGGAACAAAGAGGTCGTTGGTCAGGGTTTCTTCGATGCCCTCGGGGATTTGAGCACCTTGCTTTTTCAGGTGCTCGACACTGAACAGGGATTGCTGCGGGTTCTGGTGGTCATAGCGGTGCAGGATGGCAAACCGATCGAAGCGCTTCTTCAGGTTCTCGCGCAGCGTGCCTTCAAATTCCTTATGAAGTTTCTTGTATTCGGGGTTCTGCCCACTCCATTCCTGCGCCTTCATTTCGGCGCGGGCAAGGATGAGGAGGTCGCGGTCCTGAAAGGCGTTGGTGGAGCCGGCACGGGGCAACAAGAAGCGAATGGTGTTGCGGCGCTTTTGCAGGTGGTCCTTGAGCCAGCGGCCCAGTGTCTGATCCATTTTTTCCGGCTCTTCTGGCAGCACCAAAATGGGCAGCCGGTCATCCCAGCGCTCCGGCTGCTCGGCTTCGTCGAGCGATGTCCACGGATCGTTCTGCCACGATTTTGGCAGGGCAATCACTCGGAAGGTTTTAGCGACCTCATCGCTGCCTCCGATGACGTAGCGCACCTGCTTGGCAAGCTGCACCTGATCGGAACCATCGGTGAACAGTTTGTCATTGCGCGCGCAGGCCATCAACTTGGCGCGGGGGTTTTCTTCCTCGCGGAAGACCAACCTCGGGCCATCCTGGTGAATGTTGAAGCTGTTCTCGACAATGGTCGCCAGTTCGACCTGAAAGGCATTGACATCTACCGGCTTGCTGCGGGTGATGTCCACCTGCAACGTGGCCGGATCGGCCCCGGCAAGATTGCCGACGGCGATGGAGCGCAGCCACAGTGCGCTCAGGATTTCTTGCAGGTGTGGGGCAAGGTTGCCGTGGTCGTACACCGCCTCCGTCACCGAAATGATGTTGTGCTGCGCTTTTTCGCGCAGGGTGCGGTGGTGTTCGTTGGACACTGAATCCAGCAGTGCTCCAATGCCCGAGGCATCGTCATCCAGCCGGAAATCAGCCGCAGTGAGCACAGGCACCGCTTCGCCCCGGCTCTTGTAGAGGTTGGCCAGGATGCGAATCATGTCGCGCGTTTCTTGCGCATCCGTGGCGATCAGCACCTGTTCCTCAAGCAGGCGCAGCAAGTGCGGTGCGTAAGGCCAGGACTCGGTGAATTCACGGCGCTTGCGATCCTGCTCGGCGGGCGGCACATCCAGCAGGCGGAAGTATTCGGAGACGTGTTGTGCAACCAGCGATTCGATGGTGCCGTCTGCAATCTGCAGACGGTTGTCGAACAGGCGATGCAACAGCATCCGCCGCCGATCCTGCTGGATACGCTCGGCATTGCCTCCCGCCTTGAAGTCGATAGCCACTGGGTTGACGCGGTGCACCTGCTGGTAAGCATCGCTGCCGCCATTGCGCACGGAGATCACCAACACCAGTAGGTCGGGGCGCTCTTTGGCGATCTCCGACAGGATCTGGATGAAGTTGAACGCCCATTGCTTCCAGGGGTACTGCTTGGTATTGGTCAGGCCGTCGTACCAAGTCTGGAATTCGTCGAGGAGGAGCATCGCAGGCCGATGCTCAAGCAGCTCGATGATGAGCTTGTCCGAGGGGATGTCGGTCTTGGCCGCTCCCATGCCTTCCCACTTGCCTTTGATGAATTCGCCGCGCGGATGGCGCTCGAACAGCAGGTCCCACAGGAATTTATAGCGTTGCCTGTGCAGGCTCTCGCCAATGACCAACATGCCATCGCGCAGTGCGATCTTGCCGATGCTGGGGTCACCCAACGTGCTTGACCAGGAGTTGAGCCATGCGCCCGTCGATGCGGCATCGTTGACTGCGTGGTAGAGCGCTGCCATCAAGTGCGACTTACCCAGGCCGCGCTCGCCGATCACGACCACTGGCCGCCCTTGGTTGGGGCCAACGGCTTCGATGCCCTCCAGTAGATCGTGGGTGGGATAGGTGATCTCCAAGAATGCCTGTGCGGCGATCTGGGTAGCACCCGTGTTCGAGTCGTTGGAAAGCTCAATGGCCGTCCCTTTGAGGCGCTTGCCCCGAAACTCATCCCGAAGAGTCAATCCAAGCATTACTTACGCACTCCATCGTTGGTTTGGCCATTGGCCGCGTGGACACCCTCGCGCGCAGCGTCGAGTCCTTCCAAGGACTGCTGCTTGATCCAGTTGTCAATGTCCGCGCGCGAAAACCGCCACGTCCCTCCAACCTTGAAGGCTGGGATTTTTTTGGCCCCGGCCAACCTGTAGATCGTCCGTTCCGTGACCTTCAGGTAGTCGGCTACCTGCCTGATGGTGAGGATTTCGCCTTCGTTGTTGTCGGTGGGCATCGTGGGTGCCTTGGAGGTCAAACAATGGCAGGATTGTACAAAATTTTCATGTTTGGGTGATAATTACGCATCTCATGCGAATTTTTCAAGATTGCTGCCGGTCATAAGGCATACGTGAAGATCGGGCAGGAGGCGTTGGCAAGAGGTAAAGCAATGGAGCTCAGACATCTACGCTGTTTCCTCGCTGTTGCAGAAGAACTGCACTTTGCCCGTGCAGCCGAGCGGCTGCATATGGAGCAGTCGCCACTGTCGCGCGCCATCAAGGAGTTGGAAGAAGAACTGGGCGTGTTGCTGTTTGCCCGTACCACGCGCAGCACGCGGCTGACCCGTGCCGGAACATTGTTTTTGGAGCATGTGCGCCGTGTCTTCGCTGCCTTGGAACAAGCGCGTGAAAGCGTGAAAGCAGCAGCAAACGGTTTTCATGGGCAGTTGCGCGTGGCCTTGTCGGATGGCATCACGCCGTCGCGCTTGCCGACCTTGCTGGCGTTGTGTCGCCTAGAAGAACCCGAGGTCGAAATCCGCTTCTTCGAGGTGCCGCTGTCGCAGCAGATCAAAGGGTTGCATGACGATCTGTACGACGTAGGGTTTGCCCAATCCGACGAAGTGGGCGACGGCATCGTTGCCATGCCTGCGTGGAGGGACACGCTCATAGTGGCGGTGCCAGCCCGGCACCCGCTGCTTGCATACAAGCGCATTCCTTTGGAGGAACTTCTGCGCTATCCGCTGGTTCTATGCGATCCACAAGTGTGCGAAGGCCATGCCAAATTCGTTGATCGAGTGCTGCGTCGGGCTGACATGGAGCCACTGGTTGCGGAGCGGGTCGCA
Protein-coding regions in this window:
- a CDS encoding DUF1156 domain-containing protein, which gives rise to MQMFGNDLNPVAWFVVKQELANVDLEQVKKLLADIEAEVKPQIMPYYYCDGPEGEKGTWTHLPSNKAMPADFDPLTIPQGERKDYRYEGPEVIYSFWAKHGPCQVTGCGHRTPIMTSPVMAVKTISVKHWEHTCGQCGGEFHVEEEAARMAPDAPLVVAPSEYPFSVLDKRRGVICPHCGHAELANLGKGKNKKVELSLLVHPQWLAGEAKQDANSQPYGGSAQDDVAATTRWDAARAANIRLLEVRGALPNEVTDPETGATFAPSRGTVPKKSHYACAACGTVQDVLTTIKATGKTGPMAAYAVQGYAPKRDAAGKPYSGRFFAAYDRTHARQYDAVLAEWEERKDADLKDYWPRSELPYGFMTHHLQGGVPNHGFTHWWTMFSPRQRLVHALLLKAIATAGDHEWGVREFVLGAFHRYLQHQNMMCFWDIQQDCVAPSLSNQNFHPKSTVVENSVFAHLGRGNWNSSLDSLLDALNWLASPTELVSNERLNINFPSIGSQTSGKSTKLALGDVLTGADVLCRSSTDLQQYAESSLDLVITDPPFGGLLHYSELSDFFYVWLRLVLKSKYPEYFSAEYTPKSLEAVANRAREPEDPDGFYQRLLTQCWREAHRALKPGGILAFTFHHSEDEPWVAVLESLFDAGYYLEATYPIRSDETKGDGEFGSRTIEFDIIHVCRKRTEEPKPVSWGRMRREVMADVRQLQAMLENHAKEGLPAADIQVIRRGKALEYFSRHYGKVYVDEGRTISVRDALVGINQLIDEDADKGKEPPPVNAEPMSRQFLRTFGAATEMKRDQLQKFLRGTITTPDEFVQRGWCIEEKKVFTRTNPLDFARDWSGKHRRKLTSDLDQAMVLIGACVDGSGINASDTLTNDNFKPHIALKPLLEWLQKNGSDQTTRNAASRAVAIFSTWQASQAPKPQQVSLFDDDEEYTQ
- a CDS encoding IS3 family transposase (programmed frameshift) codes for the protein MNKPVKYSPEVRDRAVRMVLEHQDGHGSQWAAIESIAGKIGCTAETLRLWVRRAERDQGKLPGLTTDERARMKALERENRELRQANEILRKASAYFCPGGARPPLQAMTRFVTEHRHAYGVEPICRVLQIAPSTYYNHAVREADPERNPNRWWRDQGLEVAVRRVWDENRQVYGVRKVWRQLLREGWQVARCTVERLMRRLGLRGVIRGKVVKTTVSDKAQPCPLDRVNRQFHADRPNALWVSDFTYVSTWQGMVYVAFVIDAYARRIVGWKVSSSMTTDFVLDALEQALHARQREGELIHHSDRGSQYMSIRYSERLAEAGVEPSVGSVGDSYDNALAETINGLYKAEVIHRRSWRNRQQVELATLDWVHWYNHQRLLGPIGYIPPAEAEAAYYRQQAGQAKAA
- a CDS encoding DUF1156 domain-containing protein, with product MATKKELLAQQVAKAVGAGKAVALETVDFNDPNRPKTCLEVDFPVLPINEIAKVETASGAGRKPIYTMTKWWARRPSSVFRSLLIAAATKAPDDPSESAKLVWDNYYANHQKKGAFKHLKVADIFMGEPPRLSWRPFGLSQAALA
- a CDS encoding ATP-binding protein, with translation MSIFNFTDEQSLGEVRSVETSRITVRVTDGQRLQKARVGRLVAIQLMGDEWLIGIIERVWRHPVELPTLPEADPSADLAAVPQEENGVSISLVGTYRARDGQRKDTFTRAVFILPEINRPVFPIEEKSLEDFMGILSASSKADAAAPLKVGTYTLDGKASAYIDGDKLFQRHAALLGSTGSGKSFTVASILEQSAQLPHANIVVFDLHGEYSSMKFASHYRIAGIGDLKAKKDGAIFLPFWLLNYDEMQSLFVDRSEESAPNQASELMKQVVELKKKSIEGLGKHDLLDGFTVDTPVPYRLADLIEAIAEKDKEMVQGSKGEKQGPLFGKLTRFLNRISVKTKDRRYAFMYQAPAEYETYEALHQLAEKLLGTGIQQDGINPGIKIVDFSEVPSDILPVVVGLVARIVYQIQFWSSPGTDGDARHPIVLVCDEAHLYLPSGAASIGPMEKRALENFERIAKEGRKYGVGLMVVSQRPSDVSTTILSQCSNIISLRLANKTDQAVVRQLLPESLEGLMEVLPTLDVGEAVVVGDATLLPTRIKMSKPKHEPRSATIPFWSRWATPKAEVDLVAAVENMRRQSRAQED